Proteins encoded in a region of the Haloarcula sp. CBA1129 genome:
- the ribH gene encoding 6,7-dimethyl-8-ribityllumazine synthase, which produces MVQLGLVVAQYDKHGAVIEEMEHGAYEAAADNDAEIVASLDVPGSYDTPLAADRLARRSDIDAVAVLGAIISGDTDHDQVIGNAAAQGLTDVSLDRDTPVTLGIIGPGMSQDEAEARTDKGASAVRSAIELATELEQ; this is translated from the coding sequence ATGGTGCAGCTCGGGCTGGTCGTCGCTCAGTACGACAAACACGGGGCGGTTATCGAGGAGATGGAGCACGGGGCTTACGAGGCGGCCGCCGACAACGACGCCGAAATCGTCGCCTCGCTTGACGTCCCGGGGTCCTACGACACGCCACTGGCAGCCGACCGGCTCGCGCGCCGGTCAGATATCGACGCTGTAGCTGTCCTCGGCGCGATCATCAGCGGCGACACCGACCACGATCAGGTCATCGGCAACGCCGCCGCACAGGGGCTGACTGACGTGTCCCTCGACCGCGACACCCCCGTCACGCTGGGCATCATCGGCCCGGGCATGAGCCAAGACGAAGCCGAGGCCCGTACCGATAAGGGGGCCTCGGCCGTCCGGAGCGCAATCGAACTCGCCACGGAACTCGAACAATGA
- a CDS encoding plastocyanin/azurin family copper-binding protein, giving the protein MERRAFLRAVGPAAAAGLAGCIGGGTAGSDYDVGMSAKAFRPVRITVEPGTTVRWLNTSKQGHSVTAYAEQIPDDADYFASGGFDTEQAARDNWGSSSGGTLFEGEDFTHTFEGLGEYPYFCIPHERAGMVGTVVVTEDPETSTSSE; this is encoded by the coding sequence ATGGAACGACGGGCCTTCCTCCGGGCTGTCGGGCCGGCGGCCGCCGCCGGGCTGGCAGGCTGTATCGGCGGCGGCACTGCAGGGAGCGACTACGACGTCGGGATGTCCGCGAAGGCGTTTCGCCCGGTTCGAATCACCGTCGAACCGGGGACGACCGTTCGGTGGCTCAACACGAGCAAGCAGGGCCACTCGGTCACGGCCTACGCCGAGCAGATTCCCGACGACGCCGACTACTTCGCCTCCGGTGGGTTCGACACCGAGCAGGCGGCCCGTGACAACTGGGGAAGTTCTTCCGGTGGGACGCTGTTCGAGGGCGAAGACTTCACGCACACTTTCGAGGGACTCGGCGAGTACCCCTACTTCTGTATTCCTCACGAACGGGCCGGGATGGTCGGGACCGTCGTCGTGACTGAGGACCCGGAAACATCGACGAGTAGCGAGTAG
- a CDS encoding 30S ribosomal protein S3ae, which produces MSERSVSKRTEQKRWYTVQAPEQFDREVLGKTPADEPDKVLGRTIETTLGELTNDASENNTKLTFKINEVASDSAYTEFIRHELTRDYLRSLVRRGSSKVEAYITVLTTDDYRVQIQPVAVTTKKADASQEKAIRRTMIDLVRETAKDRTFEQLIDSVVEGRLSSAIYGEAKDIYPLRRVEIKKTTLEARPEEVAAEEETAVDVDEEDVDVEA; this is translated from the coding sequence ATGAGTGAACGAAGCGTTTCCAAGCGCACAGAACAGAAACGGTGGTACACCGTGCAGGCTCCCGAGCAGTTCGACCGGGAGGTTCTCGGTAAGACACCGGCAGACGAACCGGACAAGGTGCTCGGACGCACCATCGAAACAACGCTCGGCGAACTGACCAACGACGCCAGCGAGAACAACACCAAGCTGACCTTCAAGATCAACGAGGTCGCCTCGGACTCGGCGTACACGGAATTCATCCGCCACGAGCTCACGCGGGATTACCTCCGCTCGCTCGTTCGACGCGGCTCCTCGAAGGTCGAGGCCTACATCACCGTGCTGACCACGGACGACTACCGCGTCCAGATTCAGCCGGTCGCCGTGACGACGAAGAAGGCCGATGCTTCTCAGGAGAAGGCCATCCGCCGAACGATGATCGACCTCGTTCGTGAGACGGCCAAGGACCGCACGTTCGAGCAGCTCATCGACAGCGTCGTCGAGGGTCGTCTCTCCTCTGCCATCTACGGCGAGGCCAAGGACATCTACCCGCTCCGACGCGTCGAGATCAAGAAGACCACGCTCGAAGCCCGGCCGGAAGAAGTCGCCGCCGAAGAGGAGACGGCCGTCGACGTGGACGAAGAAGACGTCGACGTCGAAGCCTAA
- a CDS encoding flippase activity-associated protein Agl23 yields the protein MVSSSLLSALHGFRDRSRSWFADDPRATVKLVVAVTLLGLVLRVGALGSRVAHFDEGRVAYWALHLRDSGSFAYRYIIHGPFIQHVDSWVFTVAAPTDFTMRLPVAIVGGLLPLTALLFREHLRSDETVLMAAFLSLNPVLLYFSRFMRSDVLVAAFMFTAFGLLVRFVDTRKARYLYGVGAFMALGFASKENAIVYVLTWLGATGLLLAKVLVLPNGYRDAAGFLRSVPSAGAIWGRVSGRVRADVGLIVNTVRSFRNRHDSAASVLAAYASHIVLAALVFGLVSLFFYAPRGAGVAGIEYPPAPAAEGDVNFWSGVTNPSLFPELVQVTWERVVDQYSEWFSPASEKATTTDTGLVDSLETFYESVDGHYEVLLKALGYTAAPLLLFSVFGYALDRLGTVEPRHLVPFVAYGGYVSILGYPIGTDIGAPWLAVHVVVPLSIPAAVGLAAVIRWGSESLSADDVTGAAIAAAIVLLVTALVVNTAATRVYTNEHLEGNSLVQYAQPQESLREDLAAMDRIATANGNGTDVVMYHGESGDAYDGDDAYVKENRGQWNDSWWNTRPTCLQWHNSLPLPWYYAADGVNVSCENRSDSLAEQAQESQPPIVITQQIDSTVPTEQLEAAGYVPKTHRMRTKYSSNDMTVWIHESYGRETNA from the coding sequence ATGGTTTCGTCGTCCCTACTGTCTGCTCTCCACGGTTTCCGGGACCGGAGCCGGTCCTGGTTCGCGGACGACCCCCGCGCCACCGTGAAGCTCGTCGTTGCTGTGACGCTTCTCGGGCTCGTTCTCAGAGTCGGGGCGCTCGGGAGCCGCGTCGCCCACTTCGACGAGGGCCGCGTTGCCTACTGGGCGCTTCATCTCCGTGATTCCGGCTCGTTCGCGTACCGTTACATCATCCACGGCCCGTTCATCCAGCACGTCGATAGCTGGGTGTTCACCGTCGCCGCGCCGACTGATTTCACGATGCGGCTTCCGGTCGCAATCGTCGGCGGCCTGCTCCCGCTGACGGCGCTGCTCTTTCGTGAGCACCTCCGGTCAGACGAGACTGTCCTCATGGCCGCGTTTCTCTCCCTCAACCCGGTTCTCCTGTACTTCTCGCGGTTCATGCGTAGCGACGTGCTGGTCGCGGCGTTCATGTTCACCGCCTTCGGACTACTCGTTCGGTTCGTCGACACCCGGAAGGCGCGCTACCTCTACGGTGTCGGGGCGTTCATGGCGCTGGGGTTCGCCTCGAAGGAGAACGCCATCGTCTACGTGCTGACGTGGCTCGGCGCGACCGGCCTGCTGCTGGCGAAGGTGCTTGTCCTCCCCAACGGCTACCGCGACGCCGCTGGCTTCCTCCGAAGTGTTCCGAGCGCCGGGGCTATCTGGGGGCGAGTGTCGGGCCGCGTTCGGGCGGACGTGGGGCTCATCGTCAACACTGTTCGCTCGTTCCGCAACCGACACGACAGCGCTGCCTCTGTTCTCGCGGCGTATGCGAGTCACATCGTCCTCGCCGCGCTGGTGTTCGGCCTCGTCTCGCTGTTCTTCTACGCCCCTCGCGGAGCCGGTGTCGCCGGCATCGAATACCCGCCAGCGCCTGCCGCCGAGGGCGACGTGAACTTCTGGTCCGGCGTGACGAACCCGTCGCTGTTCCCTGAACTCGTCCAAGTGACTTGGGAGCGGGTCGTCGACCAGTACAGCGAGTGGTTCTCGCCGGCTTCGGAGAAGGCCACGACAACGGACACCGGCCTCGTCGACTCCCTCGAAACGTTCTACGAGAGTGTGGACGGACACTACGAGGTACTGTTGAAAGCGCTGGGCTACACCGCGGCACCGCTGCTCCTGTTCTCGGTGTTCGGCTACGCGCTCGACCGACTCGGAACCGTCGAGCCGCGCCACCTCGTCCCGTTCGTGGCCTATGGCGGCTACGTCTCGATTCTGGGCTACCCCATCGGGACCGATATCGGCGCCCCGTGGCTCGCCGTCCACGTCGTCGTCCCGCTGTCGATTCCGGCCGCCGTCGGGTTGGCTGCTGTAATCCGGTGGGGGAGCGAATCGCTGTCGGCTGACGATGTGACCGGTGCTGCCATCGCCGCCGCCATCGTCCTGCTCGTTACCGCGCTCGTCGTCAACACTGCCGCTACGCGGGTGTACACAAACGAGCATCTGGAGGGGAATTCGCTGGTCCAGTACGCCCAGCCACAGGAATCACTCCGTGAGGATCTGGCGGCGATGGATCGCATCGCGACGGCCAACGGAAACGGCACTGATGTCGTGATGTATCACGGGGAAAGCGGCGACGCCTACGACGGCGATGACGCCTACGTCAAGGAGAACCGCGGCCAGTGGAACGACTCGTGGTGGAACACCAGACCGACCTGTCTGCAGTGGCACAATTCGCTCCCGTTACCGTGGTACTACGCAGCTGACGGCGTGAACGTCTCGTGTGAGAACCGGTCCGACTCCTTAGCCGAACAGGCACAGGAGAGCCAGCCACCGATAGTCATTACCCAGCAGATCGACAGTACGGTTCCCACTGAGCAGCTCGAAGCCGCCGGATACGTGCCTAAAACCCACCGAATGCGGACGAAGTACAGCTCGAACGATATGACGGTGTGGATTCACGAATCATACGGCCGAGAAACGAACGCTTAA
- a CDS encoding 5-(carboxyamino)imidazole ribonucleotide synthase, with protein sequence MTLTSPGPTVGVVGGGQLGRMLGEAAAPLGLELLVTDPTPDCPAAPVVRDQLVGDFDGEATLRELAERADYLTFEIELADPDVLERVAEETGTPVHPDPETLRTIQDKLVQKRRLAEAGVPVPAFRAVDTAEELREACEELGYPAMLKARTGGYDGRGNVPVESPDDVEDAIDAIAGPAMVEEMVDFERELAIMGCRGADERATFPVTETIHREEILRESVAPARASATVRERAREVADDVLDVMAGRGVFGIELFETADGEILLNEIAPRPHNSGHWTIEGCHTSQFEQHLRAVTGQPLGSTDQRFPTVSTNILGDVAERQPAELQGEDGVLETPRAHLHWYGKHEVYDLRKMGHVTLTADDRDGLLADARALRDGLTFE encoded by the coding sequence ATGACGCTTACGTCACCAGGACCGACCGTCGGCGTGGTCGGCGGTGGCCAACTCGGCCGGATGCTGGGCGAGGCGGCCGCGCCGCTTGGCCTCGAACTGCTCGTGACCGACCCGACACCGGACTGCCCGGCCGCGCCGGTCGTCCGCGATCAGCTCGTCGGCGACTTCGACGGGGAGGCGACCCTGCGGGAACTCGCCGAACGCGCTGACTACCTCACGTTCGAGATCGAACTGGCCGACCCGGACGTTCTCGAACGGGTCGCCGAGGAGACTGGGACGCCGGTCCACCCCGACCCCGAGACGCTGCGGACGATTCAGGACAAGCTCGTCCAGAAGCGCCGGCTGGCCGAGGCCGGCGTGCCGGTGCCGGCGTTCCGCGCCGTCGACACCGCCGAAGAGCTCCGGGAGGCCTGTGAAGAACTGGGCTACCCCGCGATGCTCAAAGCCCGGACCGGCGGCTACGACGGCCGCGGGAACGTCCCCGTCGAGAGTCCCGACGACGTCGAGGACGCTATTGACGCCATCGCCGGCCCCGCGATGGTCGAGGAGATGGTCGACTTCGAGCGCGAACTCGCGATCATGGGCTGTCGCGGTGCGGACGAACGGGCCACGTTCCCGGTCACCGAGACGATTCACCGCGAAGAAATCCTTCGGGAATCCGTCGCGCCGGCCAGAGCATCAGCGACTGTCCGCGAGCGCGCGAGAGAGGTCGCCGACGACGTGCTGGACGTGATGGCCGGCCGCGGCGTGTTCGGCATCGAACTGTTCGAGACGGCCGACGGCGAGATTCTGCTCAACGAGATCGCGCCCAGACCGCACAACTCCGGGCACTGGACTATCGAGGGGTGTCACACCTCGCAGTTCGAGCAACACCTGCGGGCCGTCACCGGCCAGCCGCTGGGGTCGACTGACCAGCGGTTCCCCACTGTCTCGACGAACATCCTCGGAGACGTGGCCGAGCGCCAGCCGGCGGAGTTGCAGGGCGAGGACGGCGTGCTGGAGACGCCGCGGGCTCACCTGCACTGGTACGGCAAGCACGAGGTGTACGACCTCCGGAAGATGGGCCACGTGACGCTGACTGCTGACGACCGCGACGGCCTGCTGGCCGACGCGCGCGCCCTCCGTGACGGGCTGACCTTCGAGTGA